Proteins encoded within one genomic window of Pongo pygmaeus isolate AG05252 chromosome 18, NHGRI_mPonPyg2-v2.0_pri, whole genome shotgun sequence:
- the IGFALS gene encoding insulin-like growth factor-binding protein complex acid labile subunit isoform X2 has protein sequence MALRKGGLALALLLLSWVALGPRSLEGAEPGTPEEAEGPACPAACVCSYDDDADELSVFCSSRNLTRLPDGIPGGTQALWLDGNNLSSIPPAAFQNLSSLGFLNLQGGQLGSLERQALLGLENLCHLHLERNQLRSLAVGTFAHTPALASLGLSNNRLSRLEDGLFEGLGSLWDLNLGWNSLAVLPDAAFRGLGSLRELVLAGNRLAYLQPALFSGLAELRELDLSRNALRAIKANVFAQLPRLQKLYLDRNLIAAVAPGAFLGLKALRWLDLSHNRVAGLLEDTFPGLLGLRVLRLSHNAIASLRPRTFKDLHFLEELQLGHNRIRQLAERSFEGLGQLEVLTLDHNQLQEVKAGAFLGLTNVAVMNLSGNCLRNLPEQVFRGLGKLHSLHLEGSCLGRIRPHTFAGLSGLRRLFLKDNGLVGIEEQSLWGLAELLELDLTSNQLTHLPHRLFQGLGKLEYLLLSRNRLAELPADALGPLQRAFWLDVSHNRLEALPNSLLAPLGRLRYLSLRNNSLRTFTPQPPGLERLWLEGNPWDCGCPLKALRDFALQNPGAVPRFVQAICEGDDCHPPAYTYNNITCASPPEVAGLDLRDLSEAHFAPC, from the exons ATGGCCCTGAGGAAAG GAGGCCTGGCCCTGGCACTGCTGCTGCTGTCCTGGGTGGCACTGGGCCCCCGCAGCCTGGAGGGAGCAGAGCCCGGAACGCCGGAGGAAGCCGAGGGCCCAGCGTGCCCGGCCGCCTGTGTCTGCAGCTACGATGACGACGCGGATGAGCTCAGCGTCTTCTGCAGCTCCAGGAACCTCACGCGCCTGCCTGACGGAATCCCGGGCGGCACCCAAGCTCTGTGGCTGGACGGCAACAACCTCTCGTCCATCCCCCCGGCGGCCTTCCAGAacctctccagcctgggcttcctCAACCTGCAGGGCGGCCAGCTGGGCAGCCTGGAGCGACAGGCGCTGCTGGGCCTAGAGAACCTGTGCCACCTGCACCTGGAGCGGAACCAGCTGCGCAGCCTGGCAGTCGGCACTTTTGCGCACACGCCCGCGCTGGCCTCGCTCGGCCTCAGCAACAACCGCCTGAGCAGGCTGGAGGACGGGCTGTTCGAGGGCCTCGGCAGCCTCTGGGACCTCAACCTTGGCTGGAATAGCCTGGCGGTGCTCCCCGATGCGGCGTTCCGCGGCCTGGGCAGCCTGCGCGAGCTGGTGCTGGCGGGCAACAGGCTGGCCTACCTGCAGCCCGCGCTCTTCAGCGGCCTGGCCGAGCTCCGGGAGCTGGACCTGAGCAGGAACGCGCTGCGGGCCATCAAGGCAAACGTGTTCGCGCAGCTGCCCCGGCTCCAGAAACTCTACCTGGACCGCAACCTCATCGCTGCCGTGGCCCCGGGCGCCTTCCTGGGCCTGAAGGCGCTGCGATGGCTGGACCTGTCCCACAACCGTGTGGCTGGCCTCCTGGAGGACACGTTCCCCGGTCTGCTGGGCCTGCGGGTGCTGCGGCTGTCCCACAACGCCATCGCCAGCCTGCGGCCCCGCACCTTCAAGGACCTGCACTTCCTGGAGGAGCTGCAGCTGGGCCACAACCGCATCCGCCAGCTGGCTGAGCGCAGCTTTGAGGGCCTGGGGCAGCTTGAGGTGCTCACGCTGGACCACAACCAGctccaggaggtcaaggcgggcgccTTCCTCGGCCTCACCAACGTGGCGGTCATGAACCTCTCTGGGAACTGTCTCCGGAACCTTCCGGAGCAGGTGTTCCGGGGCCTGGGCAAGCTGCACAGCCTGCACCTGGAGGGCAGCTGCCTGGGACGCATCCGCCCGCACACCTTCGCCGGCCTCTCGGGGCTCCGCCGGCTCTTCCTCAAGGACAACGGCCTCGTGGGCATTGAGGAGCAGAGCCTGTGGGGGCTGGCGGAGCTGCTGGAGCTCGACCTGACCTCCAACCAGCTCACGCACCTGCCCCACCGCCTCTTCCAGGGCCTGGGCAAGCTGGAGTACCTGCTGCTCTCCCGCAATCGCCTGGCAGAGCTGCCGGCGGACGCCCTGGGCCCCCTGCAGCGGGCCTTCTGGCTGGACGTCTCGCACAACCGCCTGGAGGCATTGCCCAACAGCCTCTTGGCACCACTGGGGCGGCTGCGCTACCTCAGCCTCAGGAACAACTCACTGCGGACCTTCACGCCGCAGCCCCCGGGCCTGGAGCGCCTGTGGCTGGAGGGTAACCCCTGGGACTGTGGCTGCCCCCTCAAAGCGCTGCGGGACTTTGCCCTGCAGAACCCCGGGGCCGTGCCCCGCTTCGTCCAGGCCATCTGTGAGGGGGACGACTGCCATCCCCCCGCGTACACCTACAACAACATCACCTGTGCCAGCCCGCCCGAGGTCGCGGGGCTCGACCTGCGGGACCTCAGCGAGGCCCACTTCGCTCCCTGCTGA
- the IGFALS gene encoding insulin-like growth factor-binding protein complex acid labile subunit isoform X1, with amino-acid sequence MALRKASTPAGGLALALLLLSWVALGPRSLEGAEPGTPEEAEGPACPAACVCSYDDDADELSVFCSSRNLTRLPDGIPGGTQALWLDGNNLSSIPPAAFQNLSSLGFLNLQGGQLGSLERQALLGLENLCHLHLERNQLRSLAVGTFAHTPALASLGLSNNRLSRLEDGLFEGLGSLWDLNLGWNSLAVLPDAAFRGLGSLRELVLAGNRLAYLQPALFSGLAELRELDLSRNALRAIKANVFAQLPRLQKLYLDRNLIAAVAPGAFLGLKALRWLDLSHNRVAGLLEDTFPGLLGLRVLRLSHNAIASLRPRTFKDLHFLEELQLGHNRIRQLAERSFEGLGQLEVLTLDHNQLQEVKAGAFLGLTNVAVMNLSGNCLRNLPEQVFRGLGKLHSLHLEGSCLGRIRPHTFAGLSGLRRLFLKDNGLVGIEEQSLWGLAELLELDLTSNQLTHLPHRLFQGLGKLEYLLLSRNRLAELPADALGPLQRAFWLDVSHNRLEALPNSLLAPLGRLRYLSLRNNSLRTFTPQPPGLERLWLEGNPWDCGCPLKALRDFALQNPGAVPRFVQAICEGDDCHPPAYTYNNITCASPPEVAGLDLRDLSEAHFAPC; translated from the exons ATGGCCCTGAGGAAAG CCTCTACCCCCGCAGGAGGCCTGGCCCTGGCACTGCTGCTGCTGTCCTGGGTGGCACTGGGCCCCCGCAGCCTGGAGGGAGCAGAGCCCGGAACGCCGGAGGAAGCCGAGGGCCCAGCGTGCCCGGCCGCCTGTGTCTGCAGCTACGATGACGACGCGGATGAGCTCAGCGTCTTCTGCAGCTCCAGGAACCTCACGCGCCTGCCTGACGGAATCCCGGGCGGCACCCAAGCTCTGTGGCTGGACGGCAACAACCTCTCGTCCATCCCCCCGGCGGCCTTCCAGAacctctccagcctgggcttcctCAACCTGCAGGGCGGCCAGCTGGGCAGCCTGGAGCGACAGGCGCTGCTGGGCCTAGAGAACCTGTGCCACCTGCACCTGGAGCGGAACCAGCTGCGCAGCCTGGCAGTCGGCACTTTTGCGCACACGCCCGCGCTGGCCTCGCTCGGCCTCAGCAACAACCGCCTGAGCAGGCTGGAGGACGGGCTGTTCGAGGGCCTCGGCAGCCTCTGGGACCTCAACCTTGGCTGGAATAGCCTGGCGGTGCTCCCCGATGCGGCGTTCCGCGGCCTGGGCAGCCTGCGCGAGCTGGTGCTGGCGGGCAACAGGCTGGCCTACCTGCAGCCCGCGCTCTTCAGCGGCCTGGCCGAGCTCCGGGAGCTGGACCTGAGCAGGAACGCGCTGCGGGCCATCAAGGCAAACGTGTTCGCGCAGCTGCCCCGGCTCCAGAAACTCTACCTGGACCGCAACCTCATCGCTGCCGTGGCCCCGGGCGCCTTCCTGGGCCTGAAGGCGCTGCGATGGCTGGACCTGTCCCACAACCGTGTGGCTGGCCTCCTGGAGGACACGTTCCCCGGTCTGCTGGGCCTGCGGGTGCTGCGGCTGTCCCACAACGCCATCGCCAGCCTGCGGCCCCGCACCTTCAAGGACCTGCACTTCCTGGAGGAGCTGCAGCTGGGCCACAACCGCATCCGCCAGCTGGCTGAGCGCAGCTTTGAGGGCCTGGGGCAGCTTGAGGTGCTCACGCTGGACCACAACCAGctccaggaggtcaaggcgggcgccTTCCTCGGCCTCACCAACGTGGCGGTCATGAACCTCTCTGGGAACTGTCTCCGGAACCTTCCGGAGCAGGTGTTCCGGGGCCTGGGCAAGCTGCACAGCCTGCACCTGGAGGGCAGCTGCCTGGGACGCATCCGCCCGCACACCTTCGCCGGCCTCTCGGGGCTCCGCCGGCTCTTCCTCAAGGACAACGGCCTCGTGGGCATTGAGGAGCAGAGCCTGTGGGGGCTGGCGGAGCTGCTGGAGCTCGACCTGACCTCCAACCAGCTCACGCACCTGCCCCACCGCCTCTTCCAGGGCCTGGGCAAGCTGGAGTACCTGCTGCTCTCCCGCAATCGCCTGGCAGAGCTGCCGGCGGACGCCCTGGGCCCCCTGCAGCGGGCCTTCTGGCTGGACGTCTCGCACAACCGCCTGGAGGCATTGCCCAACAGCCTCTTGGCACCACTGGGGCGGCTGCGCTACCTCAGCCTCAGGAACAACTCACTGCGGACCTTCACGCCGCAGCCCCCGGGCCTGGAGCGCCTGTGGCTGGAGGGTAACCCCTGGGACTGTGGCTGCCCCCTCAAAGCGCTGCGGGACTTTGCCCTGCAGAACCCCGGGGCCGTGCCCCGCTTCGTCCAGGCCATCTGTGAGGGGGACGACTGCCATCCCCCCGCGTACACCTACAACAACATCACCTGTGCCAGCCCGCCCGAGGTCGCGGGGCTCGACCTGCGGGACCTCAGCGAGGCCCACTTCGCTCCCTGCTGA